The following are from one region of the Ruficoccus sp. ZRK36 genome:
- a CDS encoding DUF1559 domain-containing protein, which yields MPQLNSSHTTRFRWSDNVRPAFSLVELMVVMVVLAVLAAVLVPMASTIMRDSNQTKCVQNLRSIGVAMHLYASDHGGKLPGPTYNSQKAGPDDRRFLAYYLLPYIGHPNEGAGSSYPESAPIRLLWTTPVLEFRCPSTEDDEISYVAAHSIRSDTNTNMSPWGLVSGSYGRNMEPMTLLQLDSHYALAGQWAIRDRYGVAPAYRPSTNQPVGPPRHGLTNVLFFDGHVEGEK from the coding sequence ATGCCCCAGCTAAATTCCAGTCATACCACACGGTTCCGATGGTCTGATAATGTACGCCCTGCATTTTCGCTGGTCGAGCTCATGGTCGTAATGGTTGTCCTGGCCGTGCTGGCGGCTGTGCTGGTCCCCATGGCCTCCACGATCATGCGGGACAGTAATCAAACCAAGTGCGTCCAGAACCTGCGCTCGATTGGAGTGGCGATGCACCTGTATGCCAGCGACCACGGCGGTAAACTTCCAGGGCCGACCTATAACAGCCAAAAGGCAGGGCCGGATGACCGTCGCTTCCTCGCCTATTATTTACTGCCCTATATCGGCCACCCAAATGAAGGGGCGGGGAGTAGTTACCCGGAGTCAGCGCCGATCAGGCTCTTGTGGACCACACCCGTCTTGGAGTTCCGCTGCCCCTCGACGGAGGACGATGAGATTTCCTACGTGGCTGCGCACTCGATCCGCTCAGACACCAACACGAACATGAGCCCCTGGGGACTCGTATCTGGCAGCTATGGCCGCAACATGGAGCCGATGACACTACTGCAGCTTGACAGCCACTACGCCTTGGCCGGTCAGTGGGCGATCCGGGATCGCTATGGAGTCGCTCCGGCCTATCGCCCGAGTACGAATCAACCTGTCGGACCTCCCCGCCATGGTTTGACCAACGTGCTCTTTTTCGATGGACACGTCGAGGG